Sequence from the Paenibacillus tundrae genome:
ATCACCTAATTTGGATTGTTTTACTTCAATCATTATGTTCACCTAATGCTCTGCCTAGAGCTCCGTTCTTATTAATAGTTTAAGGTCAAATTTTACCCCATCTCATCTTATATGGCAAATGCTAGCCTATGTACGTTATGATCAGATAAATTCATAAGATGAAACTGTCCAATAGAAGACATCTAACTAAAATTTTAAAAAGTTGACGTTGAGTTGTACAGGATAGAACGCTTATAATATACAAGAATAAGTCTATATAGAAAAGGTGTCATGAATGAGTATATTAAATGTGGAAAAATTAAGTCACGGTTTTGGTGACCGTGCTATCTTTAATGACGTTTCTTTCCGCCTCCTGAAAGGCGAACACATTGGATTGATCGGAGCCAATGGTGAAGGTAAATCAACCTTCATGAACATTATCACAGGCAAACTCCAGCCAGACGAGGGCAAGGTGGAATGGTCCAAACGGATGCGTGTAGGTTATTTGGATCAACATGCCGTATTAAGCAAAGGACAATCCATCCGCGATGTACTTCGTAGTGCGTTCCAGTATCTGTTTGATATGGAGCAAGAAATGAATGACATGTATGGCAAAATGGGAGATGTGACTCCAGAAGAACTTGAGCAACTGCTTGAGGATGTAGGCACAATCCAAGACACGTTGACGAATCAGGATTTCTATATGATCGATGCTAAAGTGGACGAGACAGCGCGCGGTCTTGGTCTTACAGACATTGGCTTGGATAAAGACGTTAACGATCTAAGTGGTGGACAGCGTACAAAGGTATTGCTTGCTAAACTGTTGCTTGAGAAACCAGACATTTTGCTCTTGGATGAGCCGACGAACTATTTGGATGAGCAACACATCGAATGGCTGAAACGTTACTTGCAGGAATATGAGAATGCCTTCATTCTGATCTCGCACGATATTCCATTCCTGAATAGTGTAATTAACTTGATCTATCATATGGAAAATCAAGATCTGACTCGTTATGTCGGAGACTATGACCATTTCCAAGAAGTCTATGAGATGAAGAAGCAACAATTGGAGTCTGCTTATAAGCGCCAACAACAGGAAATTGCTGACCTCAAAGACTTTGTTGCTCGCAACAAGGCAAGTGTGGCAACGCGGAATATGGCGATGTCCAGACAGAAGAAGCTTGATAAAATGGACGTAATTGAGCTGGCGAAGGAAAAACCGAAGCCACAGTTTAACTTTCGTGATGCAAGAACTTCCGGCAAGCTTATTTTCGAGACGAAAGGGCTTGTGATTGGTTATAATGAACCCTTATCCAGACCGCTTGATTTGCGTATGGAACGTGGTCAGAAGATTGCACTTGTCGGCGCAAACGGAATCGGTAAAACGACGCTGATGCGCAGCATTCTGGGAGAGATTCAAGCTCTCGAAGGTACTGTCCAACGTGGAGAACATCTGGAGATTGGATACTTCCAACAAGAAATGAAGGACGCAAACTACAATACCTGCATTGAAGAGATCTGGCAGGAGTTCCCTTCATATACGCAGTTTGAAGTACGTGCTGCTCTAGCGAAATGCGGATTAACTACGAAGCATATCGAGAGTAAAGTTGCCGTACTTAGTGGTGGGGAAAAGGCTAAAGTTCGCTTGTGCAAGCTGATTAACAATGAAACCAATCTACTTGTACTCGATGAGCCGACGAACCATCTGGACGTTGATGCGAAGGAAGAACTGAAACGTGCACTCAAAGCATACAAAGGCAGTATTTTGCTAATCTCTCACGAACCTGAATTTTACCGTGACGTTGTTACCGAAACGTGGAACTGCGAATCATGGACTACAAAGGTATTCTAGAATCCGAAGCAGTGAAGCTGTCTGAGAAAATTAACGTTCAACTTGAATTAGAGTTGATGAACAACGTAAACCATCATTGGAAATGGATTAGTCCCATGCCAATGATGGTTTATTTTTTTACCAAAAAACAATGGAAAACAATAAGTGAAATGATAGTATCAGTTTTTCAAAGCATCCATTTCACTGCGTGAATAACGAATAAAACCATCCTCAGTTCGAGAGGATGGTTTTGTTGTTTTTTGTCCTTTATTAGAGAAACTGATAAATGGTATAAAATCATTGAAATTGACCCTTAACCATTGGGTGTGATAGGTTCAATGTAGTAGAAATTTATTAATATGATCATTTTAGTAGGAATTAAAATCGAAGCAATGCGTGAGGTGGACAATGGTGGAACTACAAGTGACTAACAGCCCTTTTAATCAGGAACAGGTGGAATTGCTCAATCGCCTTCTTCCGACTCTGACCGATGGTCAACGGGCTTGGCTGAGCGGATATATAGCTGCTCAACAAGGAAACGTAGCAGGGGTGTCGGGTTCAATTGCAACTCAGGCAGTTCAGACGACAAACCTTGTGACTGAAAATACACCTGTTGCGTCAAAAGAA
This genomic interval carries:
- a CDS encoding ABC-F family ATP-binding cassette domain-containing protein; the protein is MSILNVEKLSHGFGDRAIFNDVSFRLLKGEHIGLIGANGEGKSTFMNIITGKLQPDEGKVEWSKRMRVGYLDQHAVLSKGQSIRDVLRSAFQYLFDMEQEMNDMYGKMGDVTPEELEQLLEDVGTIQDTLTNQDFYMIDAKVDETARGLGLTDIGLDKDVNDLSGGQRTKVLLAKLLLEKPDILLLDEPTNYLDEQHIEWLKRYLQEYENAFILISHDIPFLNSVINLIYHMENQDLTRYVGDYDHFQEVYEMKKQQLESAYKRQQQEIADLKDFVARNKASVATRNMAMSRQKKLDKMDVIELAKEKPKPQFNFRDARTSGKLIFETKGLVIGYNEPLSRPLDLRMERGQKIALVGANGIGKTTLMRSILGEIQALEGTVQRGEHLEIGYFQQEMKDANYNTCIEEIWQEFPSYTQFEVRAALAKCGLTTKHIESKVAVLSGGEKAKVRLCKLINNETNLLVLDEPTNHLDVDAKEELKRALKAYKGSILLISHEPEFYRDVVTETWNCESWTTKVF